One Citrobacter amalonaticus genomic window carries:
- the recO gene encoding DNA repair protein RecO: protein MEGWQRAFVLHSRPWSETSLMLDVFTEESGRVRLVAKGARSKRSNLKGALQPFTPLLVRFGGRGEVKTLRSAEAVSLALPLSGITLYSGLYVNELLARVLEHETRFSELFFDYLHCIQALAGATGTPEPVLRRFELALLGHLGYGVDFLHCAGSGEPVDDTMTYRYREEKGFIASIVIDNSTFTGRHLRALAEREFPDADTLRAAKRFTRIALKPYLGGKPLKSRELFRQFMPKRT, encoded by the coding sequence ATGGAGGGCTGGCAGCGCGCATTTGTCCTGCATAGTCGCCCCTGGAGCGAAACCAGCCTGATGCTGGACGTCTTCACGGAAGAGTCGGGTCGCGTGCGCCTTGTTGCCAAAGGCGCACGTTCTAAACGCTCTAATCTGAAAGGTGCCCTCCAGCCTTTTACCCCCCTGTTAGTCCGCTTTGGCGGACGTGGCGAAGTCAAAACGCTGCGTAGCGCGGAAGCCGTTTCTCTGGCGCTCCCTCTGAGCGGCATCACGCTGTACAGCGGCCTGTATGTCAACGAACTGCTCGCCCGCGTGCTGGAGCACGAAACCCGCTTTTCTGAACTCTTTTTCGATTACCTGCACTGCATTCAGGCACTGGCAGGGGCAACGGGAACGCCGGAGCCCGTGCTGCGTCGTTTTGAACTGGCGCTACTCGGCCACCTCGGTTACGGGGTCGATTTTCTGCACTGTGCGGGCAGCGGCGAACCGGTGGATGACACCATGACCTACCGCTATCGCGAAGAAAAAGGCTTCATCGCCAGCATTGTAATTGACAACAGCACCTTTACCGGACGTCATCTGCGGGCGCTGGCAGAACGCGAATTTCCGGATGCTGATACGCTACGTGCGGCGAAACGCTTTACCCGCATAGCGCTGAAGCCGTATCTTGGTGGTAAACCCTTAAAGAGCCGCGAATTATTCCGGCAGTTCATGCCGAAGAGAACATAA
- a CDS encoding YfhL family 4Fe-4S dicluster ferredoxin, translated as MALLITKKCINCDMCEPECPNEAISMGDSIYEINSDKCTECVGHYDTPTCQKVCPIPNTILKDPAHVETEEQLWDKFVQMHHADKI; from the coding sequence ATGGCCCTGTTAATCACTAAAAAATGCATTAATTGCGATATGTGCGAACCCGAATGCCCGAATGAGGCCATTTCAATGGGTGACAGCATCTATGAGATTAACAGCGACAAATGCACTGAGTGTGTCGGTCATTACGACACGCCCACCTGCCAGAAGGTGTGCCCGATCCCTAATACGATCCTCAAAGACCCGGCACATGTCGAAACGGAAGAACAGCTGTGGGACAAGTTTGTCCAGATGCACCACGCCGATAAAATCTAA
- the lepA gene encoding translation elongation factor 4: MKNIRNFSIIAHIDHGKSTLSDRIIQICGGLSDREMEAQVLDSMDLERERGITIKAQSVTLDFKSADGETYQLNFIDTPGHVDFSYEVSRSLAACEGALLVVDAGQGVEAQTLANCYTAMEMDLEVVPVLNKIDLPAADPERVAEEIEDIVGIDATDAVRCSAKTGVGVTDVLERLVRDIPPPQGDPDGPLQALIIDSWFDNYLGVVSLVRIKNGTLRKGDKIKVMSTGQTYNADRLGIFTPKQVDRTELKCGEVGWLVCAIKDILGAPVGDTLTQARNPAEKALPGFKKVKPQVYAGLFPVSSDDYENFRDALGKLSLNDASLFYEPESSTALGFGFRCGFLGLLHMEIIQERLEREYDLDLITTAPTVVYEVETTAKETIYVDSPSKLPPLNNIYELREPIAECHMLLPQAYLGNVITLCIEKRGVQTNMVYHGNQVALTYEIPMAEVVLDFFDRLKSTSRGYASLDYNFKRFQASDMVRVDVLINNERVDALALITHRDNSQSRGRELVEKMKDLIPRQQFDIAIQAAIGTHIIARSTVKQLRKNVLAKCYGGDISRKKKLLQKQKEGKKRMKQIGNVELPQEAFLAILHVGKDSK; this comes from the coding sequence ATGAAGAACATACGTAACTTTTCGATCATTGCTCACATCGACCACGGTAAATCGACGCTGTCTGACCGTATTATTCAGATCTGCGGTGGCCTGTCTGACCGTGAAATGGAAGCGCAGGTTCTCGACTCGATGGATCTTGAGCGTGAGCGCGGTATTACTATCAAAGCGCAGAGCGTAACGCTCGATTTCAAATCCGCTGATGGTGAAACTTACCAGCTTAACTTCATTGACACCCCAGGCCACGTTGACTTCTCGTATGAGGTTTCTCGTTCGCTTGCCGCTTGTGAAGGCGCTCTGCTGGTGGTAGATGCCGGACAGGGCGTCGAAGCGCAAACCCTGGCAAACTGCTACACCGCGATGGAAATGGATCTCGAAGTGGTGCCGGTCCTCAACAAAATTGACCTGCCAGCCGCCGATCCCGAGCGTGTCGCCGAAGAGATTGAAGACATCGTCGGTATTGATGCGACCGATGCCGTGCGCTGCTCGGCGAAAACCGGCGTGGGCGTGACCGACGTTCTGGAACGTCTGGTGCGTGATATTCCGCCGCCGCAGGGCGATCCGGATGGCCCGTTACAGGCGCTGATCATCGACTCCTGGTTTGATAACTATCTCGGCGTTGTCTCGCTGGTGCGTATTAAAAACGGCACCCTGCGTAAAGGTGACAAAATCAAGGTGATGAGTACCGGTCAGACCTATAACGCTGACCGTCTGGGGATCTTCACGCCTAAACAGGTTGATCGTACCGAGCTGAAATGCGGCGAGGTAGGTTGGCTGGTGTGCGCCATTAAAGACATCCTCGGCGCACCGGTTGGCGATACCCTGACTCAGGCACGTAACCCGGCAGAAAAAGCGCTGCCAGGCTTCAAAAAGGTAAAACCGCAGGTTTATGCGGGCCTGTTCCCGGTCAGCTCTGATGATTACGAGAACTTCCGCGACGCGCTTGGTAAGCTGAGCCTCAACGACGCTTCTTTGTTCTATGAGCCGGAAAGTTCTACTGCGCTGGGCTTCGGCTTCCGCTGTGGCTTCCTTGGTCTGTTGCACATGGAGATCATTCAGGAGCGTCTGGAACGTGAATACGATCTGGACCTGATCACCACCGCGCCGACCGTCGTGTATGAAGTCGAAACCACCGCGAAAGAGACGATCTACGTCGACAGCCCGTCCAAGCTGCCACCGCTGAACAACATCTATGAATTGCGCGAGCCGATCGCGGAATGCCACATGCTGCTGCCTCAGGCATACCTCGGTAACGTGATTACCCTGTGTATTGAGAAGCGTGGCGTGCAGACCAACATGGTTTACCACGGTAACCAGGTGGCGCTGACTTATGAAATCCCGATGGCTGAAGTGGTACTCGACTTCTTCGACCGTCTGAAATCCACCTCGCGCGGTTATGCGTCGCTGGATTATAACTTTAAACGCTTCCAGGCCTCCGACATGGTGCGTGTTGATGTCTTGATCAACAACGAACGTGTCGATGCGCTGGCGCTGATCACTCACCGTGATAACTCGCAGAGCCGTGGTCGTGAACTGGTGGAGAAGATGAAAGATCTGATCCCACGTCAGCAGTTCGATATCGCTATTCAGGCGGCGATCGGGACGCACATCATTGCGCGTTCTACCGTGAAACAGTTGCGTAAAAACGTTCTGGCAAAATGCTATGGCGGTGATATCAGCCGTAAGAAAAAGCTGCTGCAGAAGCAGAAAGAAGGTAAGAAGCGTATGAAGCAGATCGGTAACGTTGAGCTGCCTCAGGAAGCGTTCCTCGCCATTCTGCATGTCGGCAAAGACAGCAAATAA
- the acpS gene encoding holo-ACP synthase: MAILGLGTDIVEIARIEAVISRSGDRLARRVLSANEWAIWETHQQPVRFLAKRFAVKEAAAKAFGTGIRNGLAFNQFEVFNDTLGKPRLRLWGEALALAEKLGVAHMHVTLADERHYACATVIIES, from the coding sequence ATGGCCATCCTTGGATTAGGCACCGATATCGTGGAGATTGCGCGCATTGAAGCGGTGATCTCCCGTTCCGGTGACCGGCTAGCCAGACGAGTGCTCAGCGCTAACGAGTGGGCTATCTGGGAAACGCATCAGCAGCCGGTGCGTTTTCTGGCAAAACGCTTTGCCGTCAAAGAGGCGGCCGCGAAAGCCTTTGGTACCGGTATTCGCAACGGGCTGGCGTTTAATCAGTTTGAAGTGTTTAACGACACGCTCGGTAAACCGCGCCTGCGGTTGTGGGGAGAGGCGTTAGCGCTGGCGGAAAAACTGGGCGTTGCGCATATGCACGTGACGCTGGCCGATGAACGTCACTATGCCTGCGCCACGGTCATTATCGAAAGTTAG
- the lepB gene encoding signal peptidase I: protein MANMFALILVIATLVTGILWCVDKFIFAPKRRERQAAAQAAAGDSLDKATLKKVSPKPGWLETGASVFPVLAIVLVVRSFIYEPFQIPSGSMMPTLLIGDFILVEKFAYGIKDPIYQKTLIETGHPKRGDIVVFKYPEDPRLDYIKRAVGLPGDKVTYDPVAKEVTIQPGCRSGQACENALPVTYSDVQPSDFVQTFARRNGGEATSGFFEIPLSETKENGIRLSERKETLGDVTHRILTVPIAQDQVGMYYQQSGQPLATWIVPPGQYFMMGDNRDNSADSRYWGFVPEANLVGKATAIWMSFDKQEGEWPTGVRLSRIGGIH from the coding sequence ATGGCGAATATGTTTGCCCTGATTCTGGTGATTGCCACATTGGTCACGGGCATTTTATGGTGCGTGGATAAATTTATCTTCGCGCCAAAACGTCGGGAGCGTCAGGCGGCGGCACAGGCTGCTGCCGGAGATTCACTGGATAAGGCAACGCTGAAAAAAGTCTCGCCGAAGCCAGGCTGGCTGGAAACCGGTGCCTCGGTTTTCCCGGTGCTGGCTATCGTGCTGGTTGTGCGTTCGTTCATCTATGAACCTTTCCAGATCCCGTCGGGTTCGATGATGCCGACGCTGTTGATCGGTGACTTTATCCTCGTGGAGAAATTCGCCTACGGTATTAAAGATCCGATTTACCAGAAAACCCTGATCGAAACGGGTCATCCCAAACGCGGCGATATCGTGGTCTTTAAATACCCGGAAGATCCGCGTCTGGATTACATCAAGCGAGCGGTCGGTTTGCCTGGTGATAAAGTGACCTATGATCCGGTTGCGAAAGAAGTGACTATTCAGCCGGGCTGTCGTTCGGGTCAGGCGTGTGAAAACGCGCTGCCGGTCACCTATAGCGATGTTCAGCCGAGCGATTTTGTGCAGACATTTGCACGTCGTAACGGGGGGGAAGCCACCAGTGGTTTCTTCGAGATCCCGCTGAGCGAAACGAAAGAGAACGGTATTCGTCTGTCTGAGCGTAAAGAGACGTTGGGCGACGTGACGCACCGTATTCTGACCGTGCCGATTGCTCAGGATCAGGTGGGAATGTATTACCAGCAGTCCGGGCAGCCACTGGCGACCTGGATTGTGCCGCCGGGCCAGTATTTCATGATGGGCGACAACCGTGATAACAGCGCGGACAGCCGTTACTGGGGCTTTGTCCCGGAAGCGAATCTGGTCGGTAAAGCCACTGCTATCTGGATGAGTTTCGACAAACAGGAAGGCGAATGGCCGACTGGCGTTCGTTTAAGCCGCATTGGTGGTATCCACTAA
- a CDS encoding MurR/RpiR family transcriptional regulator, translated as MNCLIRIRQRYPGFAQSDKKLADYLLIQPDAARHLSSQQLAAEAGVSQSSVVKFAQKLGYKGFPALKLAISEALVSNPNPHSVPVHNQIRGDDPLRLVGEKLIKENMAAMHATLDVNTEEKLSESVTMLRNARRIVLTGIGASGLVAQNFAWKLMKIGLNAIVERDMHALLATVQALTPDDLLLAISYSGERRELNLAAEETLRVGGQILAITGFTPNGLQQRASHCLYTIAEEQATRSAAISSTHAQMMLTDLLFMALVQQDLEHAPERIRHSEALVKKLV; from the coding sequence ATGAACTGTTTGATTCGCATCCGCCAGCGCTACCCGGGATTTGCGCAGAGCGATAAAAAACTCGCGGACTACCTTCTGATACAACCCGACGCCGCCCGCCACCTCAGCTCTCAGCAACTGGCGGCTGAAGCGGGCGTTAGCCAGTCGAGCGTGGTGAAGTTCGCACAAAAGCTCGGCTATAAGGGATTCCCGGCGTTGAAACTGGCGATCAGCGAAGCGCTGGTCAGCAACCCGAACCCACATTCGGTGCCGGTGCATAACCAGATTCGTGGCGACGATCCCCTGCGTCTGGTCGGCGAGAAACTGATTAAAGAGAATATGGCGGCGATGCATGCCACGCTGGATGTCAACACGGAAGAGAAGCTGAGCGAAAGCGTGACGATGCTGCGTAACGCCCGTCGGATCGTGTTGACCGGGATTGGCGCATCCGGCCTGGTGGCGCAGAATTTTGCCTGGAAGCTGATGAAAATCGGCCTGAACGCCATTGTTGAGCGCGATATGCATGCGCTGCTGGCCACGGTTCAGGCGCTGACGCCGGACGATCTGCTGCTGGCGATTTCCTATAGCGGTGAACGTCGGGAACTGAACCTGGCGGCAGAAGAGACTTTACGCGTCGGCGGGCAGATCCTGGCGATCACCGGTTTCACCCCCAATGGGCTTCAGCAGCGCGCCAGCCACTGCCTGTATACCATCGCGGAAGAACAGGCCACCCGCAGTGCGGCGATCTCTTCAACCCACGCGCAGATGATGCTCACCGATCTGCTTTTTATGGCGCTGGTACAGCAGGATCTGGAGCACGCGCCTGAACGTATTCGCCACAGTGAGGCGCTGGTAAAAAAACTGGTCTGA
- the era gene encoding GTPase Era has translation MSDEKTYCGFIAIVGRPNVGKSTLLNNLLGQKISITSRKAQTTRHRIVGIHTEGPWQAIYVDTPGLHMEEKRAINRLMNKAASSSIGDVELVIFVVEGTRWTPDDEMVLNKLRDGKAPVILAVNKVDNVQEKADLLPHLQFLASQMDFLDIVPISAETGMNVDTVAGIVRKHLPEAEHHFPEDYITDRSQRFMASEIIREKLMRFLGAELPYSVTVEIERFVSNERGGYDINGLILVEREGQKKMVIGNKGAKIKTIGIEARKDMQEMFEAPVHLELWVKVKSGWADDERALRSLGYVDDL, from the coding sequence ATGAGCGACGAAAAAACCTATTGCGGATTTATTGCCATCGTCGGTCGCCCGAACGTTGGTAAATCCACTCTGTTGAACAACCTGCTCGGGCAGAAGATTTCGATCACCTCCCGTAAAGCGCAGACCACGCGTCACCGTATTGTCGGGATCCATACCGAAGGGCCCTGGCAGGCGATTTACGTCGATACCCCGGGTCTGCACATGGAAGAAAAACGCGCGATTAACCGTCTGATGAACAAAGCGGCCAGCAGCTCCATTGGTGATGTTGAACTGGTGATCTTTGTGGTGGAAGGCACCCGCTGGACGCCGGATGACGAGATGGTGCTCAACAAACTGCGTGACGGTAAAGCGCCGGTGATTCTGGCCGTCAACAAAGTGGATAACGTGCAGGAAAAAGCCGATCTGCTGCCGCATTTGCAGTTCCTCGCGAGCCAGATGGACTTCCTCGACATCGTACCGATCTCAGCGGAAACCGGGATGAATGTCGACACCGTCGCGGGCATCGTGCGCAAGCATCTGCCAGAAGCGGAGCATCACTTCCCGGAAGATTACATCACCGATCGCTCACAGCGTTTTATGGCTTCTGAAATCATCCGTGAAAAGCTGATGCGTTTCCTGGGCGCTGAACTGCCGTACTCCGTGACTGTGGAAATCGAACGCTTCGTGTCAAACGAGCGCGGCGGTTATGACATCAACGGGCTGATCCTCGTTGAGCGCGAAGGGCAGAAGAAGATGGTCATTGGCAACAAAGGGGCCAAAATCAAGACCATCGGTATTGAAGCGCGTAAAGACATGCAGGAAATGTTTGAAGCTCCGGTTCATCTTGAACTGTGGGTGAAAGTGAAATCCGGCTGGGCCGATGACGAACGCGCGCTGCGCAGTCTCGGTTACGTCGACGATCTCTAA
- the rnc gene encoding ribonuclease III: MNPIVINRLQRKLGYTFTHQELLQQALTHRSASSKHNERLEFLGDSILSFVIANALYHRFPRVDEGDMSRMRATLVRGNTLAELAREFDLGECLRLGPGELKSGGFRRESILADTVEALIGGVFLDSDIQTVEKLILNWYQTRLDEISPGDKQKDPKTRLQEYLQGRHLPLPSYLVVQVRGEAHDQEFTIHCQVSGLSEPVVGTGSSRRKAEQAAAEQALKKLELE, translated from the coding sequence ATGAACCCCATCGTAATTAATCGGCTTCAACGGAAGCTGGGCTACACTTTTACTCATCAGGAGTTGTTGCAGCAGGCATTAACCCATCGCAGTGCCAGCAGCAAACATAACGAGCGTTTAGAATTTCTTGGTGACTCAATTTTAAGTTTTGTGATTGCGAATGCGCTGTATCACCGTTTCCCGCGGGTGGACGAGGGTGATATGAGTCGTATGCGCGCGACGCTGGTGCGCGGGAATACGCTGGCTGAATTAGCCCGCGAGTTCGATCTGGGCGAATGTCTGCGCTTAGGGCCGGGCGAACTGAAAAGCGGCGGCTTCCGTCGCGAATCGATTCTGGCCGATACCGTTGAAGCGCTGATTGGCGGGGTTTTCCTTGACAGTGACATTCAGACCGTCGAAAAGTTGATCCTCAACTGGTATCAGACTCGTCTGGACGAAATCAGCCCAGGCGATAAGCAAAAAGATCCGAAAACGCGTTTGCAGGAGTATTTGCAAGGTCGCCATCTGCCGCTGCCGTCTTATCTGGTGGTACAGGTGCGTGGTGAAGCGCACGATCAGGAATTTACTATCCACTGCCAGGTCAGCGGCCTGAGTGAACCGGTGGTTGGCACAGGTTCGAGCCGTCGCAAGGCGGAACAGGCTGCCGCCGAACAGGCGTTGAAAAAACTGGAGCTGGAATGA
- the rseC gene encoding SoxR-reducing system protein RseC, with product MIKEWATVVSWQNGEALVSCDVKASCSSCASRSGCGTRVLNKLGPQTTHTIVVESDVPLAPGQKVELGIAEGSLLGSAMLVYLSPLVGLFLIASLFQVLFGSDLAALSGAILGGVGGFLIARGYSRKLAEREAWQPVILNVALPPDMIRVETPSTETIP from the coding sequence ATGATCAAAGAGTGGGCTACCGTGGTGTCATGGCAAAACGGCGAGGCATTAGTGAGCTGCGATGTGAAAGCGTCCTGCAGCAGTTGCGCTTCACGTTCCGGATGTGGCACCCGCGTGCTGAACAAACTCGGACCGCAGACCACGCATACCATTGTGGTGGAGAGCGATGTGCCGTTAGCACCTGGGCAGAAAGTGGAGCTGGGGATTGCCGAAGGCAGTCTGTTAGGTTCCGCCATGCTGGTTTATCTGTCGCCGTTGGTGGGGTTATTCCTCATCGCGTCCCTGTTTCAGGTGCTGTTTGGCTCCGATCTCGCGGCGTTAAGCGGCGCGATACTGGGCGGCGTCGGCGGATTCCTGATTGCCCGCGGCTATTCCCGCAAGCTGGCTGAACGCGAAGCCTGGCAGCCCGTTATTCTTAATGTTGCCCTCCCGCCCGATATGATTCGCGTTGAAACACCCTCTACCGAAACGATCCCATGA
- the rseB gene encoding sigma-E factor regulatory protein RseB, protein MKQLWFAMSLVTGSLFFSVNASANTASGALLQQMNVASQSLNYELSFVSITKQGVESLRYRHARLENRPLAQLLQMDGPRREVVQRGNEISYFEPGLEPFTLNGDYIVDSLPSLIYTDFKRLAPYYDFIAVGRTRIADRLCEVIRVVARDGTRYSYIVWMDTETKLPMRVDLLDRDGETLEQFRVIAFTVNQDVGSGMQTLAKASLPPLLSVPAGEKAKFSWNPTWLPKGFSEVSSGRRPLPTMDNMPIESRLYSDGLFSFSINVNRATQASTDQMLRTGRRTVSTSVRDNAEITIVGELPPQTAKRIADTIKFGAAQ, encoded by the coding sequence TTGTGACGGGTAGCCTGTTCTTCTCTGTCAACGCCTCGGCCAACACTGCGTCCGGGGCGTTGTTGCAGCAGATGAACGTGGCGAGCCAGTCACTCAATTACGAGCTGTCATTCGTCAGCATCACGAAACAAGGCGTTGAGTCTCTGCGTTATCGCCATGCTCGCCTGGAAAATCGTCCGCTTGCGCAACTGCTGCAAATGGATGGTCCGCGTCGTGAAGTGGTCCAGCGCGGCAATGAAATTAGCTATTTCGAGCCCGGACTCGAACCGTTCACCCTGAACGGTGACTACATCGTTGACTCCCTGCCGTCGCTGATCTATACCGATTTCAAACGTCTTGCTCCCTACTATGATTTTATTGCAGTGGGTCGTACCCGGATTGCCGATCGCCTGTGCGAGGTGATTCGCGTGGTCGCGCGCGATGGTACGCGTTACAGCTATATTGTCTGGATGGATACGGAAACGAAGCTGCCGATGCGGGTCGATCTCCTCGATCGCGATGGCGAAACGTTAGAGCAATTCCGGGTGATTGCCTTCACCGTGAATCAGGATGTCGGTAGCGGCATGCAGACGCTGGCGAAAGCCAGTTTGCCGCCGCTGCTCTCTGTTCCGGCGGGTGAAAAAGCTAAATTCAGCTGGAATCCGACCTGGCTTCCGAAAGGGTTTAGCGAAGTGTCCAGCGGGCGCAGACCGTTGCCGACGATGGACAACATGCCGATTGAGTCGCGTCTCTACTCGGACGGTCTGTTTAGCTTCTCAATTAACGTCAATCGGGCGACTCAGGCCAGCACTGACCAGATGCTGCGCACCGGGCGCAGAACGGTCAGCACCAGCGTACGCGACAACGCGGAAATTACCATCGTGGGTGAATTGCCGCCGCAGACAGCGAAGCGTATTGCCGACACCATTAAGTTCGGAGCCGCGCAATGA
- the murQ gene encoding N-acetylmuramic acid 6-phosphate etherase, which yields MNLGALVSETRNPQTMDLDALSTLDLVHRFNQQDTLVAEAVKATLPDVASTVDAAAEALKSGGRIIYMGAGTSGRLGVLDASECPPTFGVPHGLVVGLIAGGPGALLKAVEGAEDNAQLGEDDLIALNLAPQDLVVGLAASGRTPYVIGGLKYARKTGCTTVAVSCNPDSPIAQEADIAISPVVGPEALTGSTRLKSGTAQKLVLNMISTGAMVKFGKVYQNLMVDMKATNIKLMDRACRMVVEATGIERAEAETLLRQTDFDVKPAILMALSGLNANAAREKLAAHQGFLRAALADSSR from the coding sequence ATGAATCTCGGCGCTTTAGTATCAGAAACCCGTAATCCGCAAACAATGGACCTCGATGCGTTATCGACGCTGGATCTGGTTCACCGTTTTAATCAACAGGATACGCTGGTAGCGGAAGCAGTAAAAGCAACATTGCCCGATGTTGCGAGCACCGTCGATGCCGCGGCTGAAGCGTTAAAATCCGGTGGCCGGATTATCTATATGGGCGCCGGGACCAGCGGGCGACTCGGCGTGCTGGATGCGTCTGAATGCCCACCGACGTTTGGCGTTCCTCACGGGCTGGTGGTGGGGCTGATCGCCGGTGGACCGGGAGCATTGCTGAAGGCCGTTGAAGGGGCAGAAGACAATGCGCAGCTCGGTGAAGACGATCTTATTGCCCTGAACCTCGCGCCGCAGGATCTGGTGGTCGGGCTGGCGGCATCAGGGCGTACGCCGTATGTCATCGGTGGGCTGAAATATGCCCGCAAAACGGGTTGTACCACGGTCGCTGTCTCCTGTAATCCTGACTCGCCGATTGCGCAGGAAGCGGATATCGCGATTTCACCCGTGGTAGGGCCGGAGGCGCTGACGGGCTCAACGCGGTTGAAATCCGGCACCGCGCAAAAGCTGGTGCTCAATATGATCTCCACCGGGGCGATGGTGAAGTTTGGCAAGGTGTACCAGAACCTGATGGTGGATATGAAAGCCACCAATATCAAACTGATGGACCGCGCGTGCCGAATGGTGGTTGAAGCCACTGGTATTGAGCGCGCAGAAGCGGAAACGCTGCTCAGACAGACCGATTTTGACGTGAAACCGGCCATTCTTATGGCGCTGAGCGGCCTTAACGCTAATGCGGCGCGCGAGAAGCTGGCCGCCCATCAGGGATTCTTACGCGCTGCGTTAGCAGATTCATCGAGGTAA
- the pdxJ gene encoding pyridoxine 5'-phosphate synthase: MAELLLGVNIDHIATLRNARGTAYPDPVQAAFIAEQAGADGITVHLREDRRHITDRDVRILRQTLDTRMNLEMAVTEEMLAIAVETKPHFCCLVPEKRQEVTTEGGLDVAGQRDKMRDACKRLADAGILVSLFIDADDAQIKAAADVGAPYIEIHTGCYADAKTDAEQAQELARIAKAATFAASLGLKVNAGHGLTYHNVKAIAALPEMHELNIGHAIIGRAVMSGLKEAVAEMKRLMLEARG; this comes from the coding sequence ATGGCTGAATTACTGTTAGGCGTCAACATTGACCACATTGCCACGTTACGTAATGCACGCGGTACCGCATATCCGGATCCGGTTCAGGCGGCATTCATTGCCGAGCAGGCGGGGGCCGATGGCATCACCGTCCATTTACGTGAAGATCGCCGCCATATTACCGACCGCGATGTCCGCATTCTGCGCCAGACGCTGGACACGCGTATGAACCTGGAAATGGCGGTGACGGAAGAGATGCTGGCGATTGCCGTTGAAACCAAACCCCATTTTTGCTGCCTGGTGCCGGAAAAGCGTCAGGAAGTAACCACCGAAGGCGGTCTGGATGTGGCCGGGCAGCGCGATAAAATGCGTGATGCCTGTAAACGTCTGGCTGACGCCGGGATCCTCGTGTCGCTGTTCATTGACGCCGATGACGCGCAAATCAAGGCGGCGGCTGACGTCGGCGCGCCGTACATTGAAATTCATACCGGCTGCTATGCGGATGCGAAAACCGATGCGGAACAGGCACAGGAACTGGCGCGCATCGCGAAAGCCGCCACCTTCGCCGCAAGCCTGGGGCTGAAGGTTAATGCGGGCCACGGGCTGACCTATCATAACGTCAAAGCTATCGCCGCACTGCCGGAAATGCACGAGCTGAATATCGGTCATGCGATTATCGGTCGTGCGGTGATGAGCGGGTTGAAAGAGGCCGTCGCGGAAATGAAACGTCTGATGCTGGAAGCGCGCGGCTAA